In Ovis canadensis isolate MfBH-ARS-UI-01 breed Bighorn chromosome 3, ARS-UI_OviCan_v2, whole genome shotgun sequence, one DNA window encodes the following:
- the HDAC7 gene encoding histone deacetylase 7 isoform X7, with the protein MDLRVGQRPAVDAPPEPTLLALQHPQRLHHHLFLASLQPQRSAEPMRLSMDTPMPELQMGQQEQELRQLLNKDKSKRSAVASSVVKQKLAEVILKKQQAALERTVHPNSPSVPYRTLEPLETEGAARSMLGSFLPPVPSLPCDPPEHFPLRKTVSEPNLKLRYKPKKSLERRKNPLLRKESAPPSLRRRPAETLGDSSPSSSSTPASGCSSPNDSEHGPNPVLGSEADGDRRTHATLGPRGPVLGNPHAHLFLPHGLEPEAGGPLPSRLQPILLLDPSVSHTPLLTVPGLGPLPFHFAQSLLTTERPSGSGLHRPLSRTRSEPLPPSATAPSLLGPLQPRLERLKPHVQLIKRSAKPSEKPRLRQIPSAEDLETDSGSVGPLRDDGLEHRESSHGQQEARGPVPLQQHQQVFLWEQQRLAGRLPRGATGDSMLLPLAPGSHRPLSRAQSSPAAPASLPTPEPASQARILPSSETPARTLPFTTGLVYDSVMLKHQCSCGDNSRHPEHAGRIQSIWSRLLERGLRSQCESLRGRKASLEELQSVHSERHVLLYGTNPLSRLKLDNGKLAGLLAQRMFVMLPCGGVGVDTDTIWNELHSSNAARWAAGSVTDLAFKVASRELKNGFAVVRPPGHHADHSTAMGFCFFNSVAIACRQLQQQGKASKILIVDWDVHHGNGTQQTFYQDPNVLYISLHRHDDGNFFPGSGAVDEVGAGSGEGFNVNVAWAGGLDPPMGDPEYLAAFRIVVMPIAREFSPDLVLVSAGFDAAEGHPPPLGGYHVSAKCFGYMTQQLMSLAGGAVVLALEGGHDLTAICDASEACVAALLGNKVDPLSEEGWKQKPNLNAIRSLEAVIRVHSEYWGCMQRLASRPDSWVHRVPGADAEEVEAVTALASLSVGILAEERTSGQLVEEEEPMNL; encoded by the exons ATGGACCTGCGGGTGGGCCAGCGGCCCGCGGTGGATGCCCCGCCGGAGCCCACACTGCTGGCCCTGCAGCACCCCCAGCGCCTCCACCACCACCTCTTCTTGGCGAGCCTGCAGCCCCAGCGCTCCGCAGAGCCCATGCGG ctctCAATGGACACGCCGATGCCCGAGTTGCAGATGGGGCAGCAGGAACAAGAGCTGCGGCAGCTTCTCAATAAGGACAAGAGCAAGCGAA GTGCCGTAGCCAGCAGTGTGGTCAAGCAGAAGCTGGCAGAGGTGATTCTGAAGAAACAACAGGCGGCCCTAGAGAGAACGGTTCATCCTAATAGCCCCAGCGTTCCCTACAG AACTCTCGAGCCCTTGGAGACGGAGGGAGCTGCCCGTTCCATGCTCGGCAGCTTCCTGCCTCCtgttcccagcctgccttgcgaCCCCCCAGAACACTTCCCTCTGCGCAAGACAG TCTCCGAGCCCAACCTGAAGCTGCGCTACAAGCCCAAGAAGTCCCTGGAGCGGAGGAAGAACCCGCTACTGCGGAAGGAGAGCGCCCCTCCCAGCCTCCGTCGGCGGCCAGCAGAGACCCTTGGCG ACTCCTCCCCTAGTAGTAGCAGCACGCCGGCATCAGGGTGCAGCTCCCCCAACGACAGCGAGCATGGCCCCAACCCCGTCCTGGGCTCCGAG GCTGATGGTGACCGCAGGACCCATGCGACTCTGGGCCCTCGGGGCCCAGTCCTGGGGAACCCCCATGCTCACCTCTTCCTGCCCCATGGCCTGGAGCCCGAGGCTGGGGGCCCCCTGCCCTCTCGCCTGCAGCCCATTCTCCTCCTGGATCCCTCAGTGTCTCACACCCCTCTGCTGACTG TGCCCGGGCTTGGGCCACTGCCCTTCCACTTTGCCCAGTCCTTACTGACCACCGAGCGGCCCTCTGGATCAGGCCTCCACCGGCCACTGAGCCGGACCCGctcagagcccctgcccccaagCGCCACTGCCCCCTCACTGCTGGGCCCCCTGCAGCCCCGCCTGGAGCGGCTCAAACCTCACGTCCAGCTGATCAAG AGGTCAGCCAAGCCGAGTGAGAAGCCCCGACTGCGGCAGATACCCTCAGCTGAGGACCTCGAGACGGACAGTGGGAGCGTGGGGCCGCTGCGGGATGATGGCCTGGAACATAGGGAGTCCAGTCATGGGCAGCAGGAGGCCAGAGGCCCTGTTCCTCTCCAGCAGCACCAGCAG GTGTTCCTCTGGGAGCAGCAGCGGCTGGCTGGGCGGCTCCCCCGAGGAGCCACTGGAGACTCCATGCTGCTTCCCCTGGCCCCGGGCAGTCACCGGCCCCTGTCCAGGGCTCAGTCGTCCCCGGCCGCACCTGCCTCGCTGCCGACCCCAGAGCCCGCCAGCCAGGCCCGTATCCTGCCCAGCTCAGAGACCCCTGCCCGGACCCTGCCCTTCACCACGG GGCTGGTCTATGACTCGGTGATGCTGAAGCACCAGTGCTCCTGTGGGGACAACAGCAGGCACCCGGAGCACGCGGGCCGTATCCAGAGCATCTGGTCCCGGCTGCTGGAACGGGGGCTCCGGAGCCAGTGTGAG TCTCTCCGGGGCCGGAAGGCCTCCCTGGAGGAGCTGCAGTCGGTGCACTCTGAGCGGCACGTACTCCTCTACGGCACCAACCCGCTCAGCCGCCTCAAACTGGACAATGGGAAGCTAGCAG GCCTCCTGGCACAGCGGATGTTCGTGATGCTGCCTTGTGGTGGCGTTGGG GTGGACACCGACACCATCTGGAATGAGCTGCACTCCTCCAATGCGGCCCGCTGGGCTGCTGGCAGTGTCACCGACCTCGCCTTCAAAGTGGCCTCCCGTGAGCTAAAG AATGGTTTTGCTGTGGTTCGGCCCCCAGGACACCATGCAGACCATTCCACAGCCAT GGGCTTCTGCTTCTTCAATTCAGTGGCCATCGCCTGCCGGCAGCTACAACAGCAGGGCAAGGCCAGCAAGATCCTCATTGTGGACTGG GATGTTCACCATGGCAACGGCACCCAGCAGACCTTCTACCAGGACCCCAATGTGCTGTACATCTCCCTTCATCGCCATGACGACGGCAACTTCTTCCCTGGCAGTGGGGCTGTGGATGAG GTGGGAGCTGGCAGCGGTGAGGGCTTCAATGTCAACGTGGCCTGGGCTGGAGGTCTTGACCCTCCCATGGGGGATCCTGAGTACCTGGCTGCCTTCAG GATAGTTGTGATGCCCATCGCCCGGGAGTTCTCTCCGGACCTGGTCCTGGTGTCGGCTGGGTTTGATGCTGCCGAGGGTCACCCGCCCCCACTGGGTGGCTACCATGTTTCTGCCAAGT GCTTTGGGTACATGACACAGCAGCTCATGAGCTTGGCTGGAGGTGCGGTGGTGCTGGCCCTGGAGGGGGGCCATGACCTCACAGCCATCTGTGATGCCTCCGAGGCCTGCGTGGCTGCGCTTCTGGGCAACAAG GTGGATCCCCTCTCAGAAGAAGGCTGGAAGCAGAAACCCAACCTCAATGCCATCCGCTCCCTGGAAGCTGTGATCCGAGTGCACA GTGAATACTGGGGCTGCATGCAGCGCCTGGCCTCCCGTCCAGACTCCTGGGTGCACAGGGTGCCAGGGGCCGATGCAGAAGAAGTGGAGGCAGTGACGGCGTTGGCATCCCTCTCCGTGGGCATCCTGGCTGAAGAGCG GACCTCAGGGCagctggtggaggaggaggaaccCATGAATCTCTGA
- the HDAC7 gene encoding histone deacetylase 7 isoform X3 produces the protein MHSPGAGWPRPRADTPGPQPQPMDLRVGQRPAVDAPPEPTLLALQHPQRLHHHLFLASLQPQRSAEPMRLSMDTPMPELQMGQQEQELRQLLNKDKSKRSAVASSVVKQKLAEVILKKQQAALERTVHPNSPSVPYRTLEPLETEGAARSMLGSFLPPVPSLPCDPPEHFPLRKTVSEPNLKLRYKPKKSLERRKNPLLRKESAPPSLRRRPAETLGDSSPSSSSTPASGCSSPNDSEHGPNPVLGSEAHLGQRLRLQETSLAPLALLPTITLGLPAPARADGDRRTHATLGPRGPVLGNPHAHLFLPHGLEPEAGGPLPSRLQPILLLDPSVSHTPLLTVPGLGPLPFHFAQSLLTTERPSGSGLHRPLSRTRSEPLPPSATAPSLLGPLQPRLERLKPHVQLIKRSAKPSEKPRLRQIPSAEDLETDSGSVGPLRDDGLEHRESSHGQQEARGPVPLQQHQQVFLWEQQRLAGRLPRGATGDSMLLPLAPGSHRPLSRAQSSPAAPASLPTPEPASQARILPSSETPARTLPFTTGLVYDSVMLKHQCSCGDNSRHPEHAGRIQSIWSRLLERGLRSQCESLRGRKASLEELQSVHSERHVLLYGTNPLSRLKLDNGKLAGLLAQRMFVMLPCGGVGVDTDTIWNELHSSNAARWAAGSVTDLAFKVASRELKNGFAVVRPPGHHADHSTAMGFCFFNSVAIACRQLQQQGKASKILIVDWDVHHGNGTQQTFYQDPNVLYISLHRHDDGNFFPGSGAVDEVGAGSGEGFNVNVAWAGGLDPPMGDPEYLAAFRIVVMPIAREFSPDLVLVSAGFDAAEGHPPPLGGYHVSAKCFGYMTQQLMSLAGGAVVLALEGGHDLTAICDASEACVAALLGNKVDPLSEEGWKQKPNLNAIRSLEAVIRVHSEYWGCMQRLASRPDSWVHRVPGADAEEVEAVTALASLSVGILAEERTSGQLVEEEEPMNL, from the exons ATGCACAGCCCCGGCGCTG GCTGGCCCAGGCCCCGCGCAGACACGCCAGGCCCTCAGCCCCAGCCCATGGACCTGCGGGTGGGCCAGCGGCCCGCGGTGGATGCCCCGCCGGAGCCCACACTGCTGGCCCTGCAGCACCCCCAGCGCCTCCACCACCACCTCTTCTTGGCGAGCCTGCAGCCCCAGCGCTCCGCAGAGCCCATGCGG ctctCAATGGACACGCCGATGCCCGAGTTGCAGATGGGGCAGCAGGAACAAGAGCTGCGGCAGCTTCTCAATAAGGACAAGAGCAAGCGAA GTGCCGTAGCCAGCAGTGTGGTCAAGCAGAAGCTGGCAGAGGTGATTCTGAAGAAACAACAGGCGGCCCTAGAGAGAACGGTTCATCCTAATAGCCCCAGCGTTCCCTACAG AACTCTCGAGCCCTTGGAGACGGAGGGAGCTGCCCGTTCCATGCTCGGCAGCTTCCTGCCTCCtgttcccagcctgccttgcgaCCCCCCAGAACACTTCCCTCTGCGCAAGACAG TCTCCGAGCCCAACCTGAAGCTGCGCTACAAGCCCAAGAAGTCCCTGGAGCGGAGGAAGAACCCGCTACTGCGGAAGGAGAGCGCCCCTCCCAGCCTCCGTCGGCGGCCAGCAGAGACCCTTGGCG ACTCCTCCCCTAGTAGTAGCAGCACGCCGGCATCAGGGTGCAGCTCCCCCAACGACAGCGAGCATGGCCCCAACCCCGTCCTGGGCTCCGAG GCGCACTTGGGCCAGCGGCTGCGGCTGCAGGAGACCTCTCTGGCCCCGCTCGCCTTGCTGCCCACAATCACACTGGGGCTGCCCGCCCCTGCCAGG GCTGATGGTGACCGCAGGACCCATGCGACTCTGGGCCCTCGGGGCCCAGTCCTGGGGAACCCCCATGCTCACCTCTTCCTGCCCCATGGCCTGGAGCCCGAGGCTGGGGGCCCCCTGCCCTCTCGCCTGCAGCCCATTCTCCTCCTGGATCCCTCAGTGTCTCACACCCCTCTGCTGACTG TGCCCGGGCTTGGGCCACTGCCCTTCCACTTTGCCCAGTCCTTACTGACCACCGAGCGGCCCTCTGGATCAGGCCTCCACCGGCCACTGAGCCGGACCCGctcagagcccctgcccccaagCGCCACTGCCCCCTCACTGCTGGGCCCCCTGCAGCCCCGCCTGGAGCGGCTCAAACCTCACGTCCAGCTGATCAAG AGGTCAGCCAAGCCGAGTGAGAAGCCCCGACTGCGGCAGATACCCTCAGCTGAGGACCTCGAGACGGACAGTGGGAGCGTGGGGCCGCTGCGGGATGATGGCCTGGAACATAGGGAGTCCAGTCATGGGCAGCAGGAGGCCAGAGGCCCTGTTCCTCTCCAGCAGCACCAGCAG GTGTTCCTCTGGGAGCAGCAGCGGCTGGCTGGGCGGCTCCCCCGAGGAGCCACTGGAGACTCCATGCTGCTTCCCCTGGCCCCGGGCAGTCACCGGCCCCTGTCCAGGGCTCAGTCGTCCCCGGCCGCACCTGCCTCGCTGCCGACCCCAGAGCCCGCCAGCCAGGCCCGTATCCTGCCCAGCTCAGAGACCCCTGCCCGGACCCTGCCCTTCACCACGG GGCTGGTCTATGACTCGGTGATGCTGAAGCACCAGTGCTCCTGTGGGGACAACAGCAGGCACCCGGAGCACGCGGGCCGTATCCAGAGCATCTGGTCCCGGCTGCTGGAACGGGGGCTCCGGAGCCAGTGTGAG TCTCTCCGGGGCCGGAAGGCCTCCCTGGAGGAGCTGCAGTCGGTGCACTCTGAGCGGCACGTACTCCTCTACGGCACCAACCCGCTCAGCCGCCTCAAACTGGACAATGGGAAGCTAGCAG GCCTCCTGGCACAGCGGATGTTCGTGATGCTGCCTTGTGGTGGCGTTGGG GTGGACACCGACACCATCTGGAATGAGCTGCACTCCTCCAATGCGGCCCGCTGGGCTGCTGGCAGTGTCACCGACCTCGCCTTCAAAGTGGCCTCCCGTGAGCTAAAG AATGGTTTTGCTGTGGTTCGGCCCCCAGGACACCATGCAGACCATTCCACAGCCAT GGGCTTCTGCTTCTTCAATTCAGTGGCCATCGCCTGCCGGCAGCTACAACAGCAGGGCAAGGCCAGCAAGATCCTCATTGTGGACTGG GATGTTCACCATGGCAACGGCACCCAGCAGACCTTCTACCAGGACCCCAATGTGCTGTACATCTCCCTTCATCGCCATGACGACGGCAACTTCTTCCCTGGCAGTGGGGCTGTGGATGAG GTGGGAGCTGGCAGCGGTGAGGGCTTCAATGTCAACGTGGCCTGGGCTGGAGGTCTTGACCCTCCCATGGGGGATCCTGAGTACCTGGCTGCCTTCAG GATAGTTGTGATGCCCATCGCCCGGGAGTTCTCTCCGGACCTGGTCCTGGTGTCGGCTGGGTTTGATGCTGCCGAGGGTCACCCGCCCCCACTGGGTGGCTACCATGTTTCTGCCAAGT GCTTTGGGTACATGACACAGCAGCTCATGAGCTTGGCTGGAGGTGCGGTGGTGCTGGCCCTGGAGGGGGGCCATGACCTCACAGCCATCTGTGATGCCTCCGAGGCCTGCGTGGCTGCGCTTCTGGGCAACAAG GTGGATCCCCTCTCAGAAGAAGGCTGGAAGCAGAAACCCAACCTCAATGCCATCCGCTCCCTGGAAGCTGTGATCCGAGTGCACA GTGAATACTGGGGCTGCATGCAGCGCCTGGCCTCCCGTCCAGACTCCTGGGTGCACAGGGTGCCAGGGGCCGATGCAGAAGAAGTGGAGGCAGTGACGGCGTTGGCATCCCTCTCCGTGGGCATCCTGGCTGAAGAGCG GACCTCAGGGCagctggtggaggaggaggaaccCATGAATCTCTGA
- the HDAC7 gene encoding histone deacetylase 7 isoform X2 yields the protein MHSPGADGTQVSPAAPCSSPPIIGWPRPRADTPGPQPQPMDLRVGQRPAVDAPPEPTLLALQHPQRLHHHLFLASLQPQRSAEPMRLSMDTPMPELQMGQQEQELRQLLNKDKSKRSAVASSVVKQKLAEVILKKQQAALERTVHPNSPSVPYRTLEPLETEGAARSMLGSFLPPVPSLPCDPPEHFPLRKTVSEPNLKLRYKPKKSLERRKNPLLRKESAPPSLRRRPAETLGDSSPSSSSTPASGCSSPNDSEHGPNPVLGSEAHLGQRLRLQETSLAPLALLPTITLGLPAPARADGDRRTHATLGPRGPVLGNPHAHLFLPHGLEPEAGGPLPSRLQPILLLDPSVSHTPLLTVPGLGPLPFHFAQSLLTTERPSGSGLHRPLSRTRSEPLPPSATAPSLLGPLQPRLERLKPHVQLIKRSAKPSEKPRLRQIPSAEDLETDSGSVGPLRDDGLEHRESSHGQQEARGPVPLQQHQQVFLWEQQRLAGRLPRGATGDSMLLPLAPGSHRPLSRAQSSPAAPASLPTPEPASQARILPSSETPARTLPFTTGLVYDSVMLKHQCSCGDNSRHPEHAGRIQSIWSRLLERGLRSQCESLRGRKASLEELQSVHSERHVLLYGTNPLSRLKLDNGKLAGLLAQRMFVMLPCGGVGVDTDTIWNELHSSNAARWAAGSVTDLAFKVASRELKNGFAVVRPPGHHADHSTAMGFCFFNSVAIACRQLQQQGKASKILIVDWDVHHGNGTQQTFYQDPNVLYISLHRHDDGNFFPGSGAVDEVGAGSGEGFNVNVAWAGGLDPPMGDPEYLAAFRIVVMPIAREFSPDLVLVSAGFDAAEGHPPPLGGYHVSAKCFGYMTQQLMSLAGGAVVLALEGGHDLTAICDASEACVAALLGNKVDPLSEEGWKQKPNLNAIRSLEAVIRVHSEYWGCMQRLASRPDSWVHRVPGADAEEVEAVTALASLSVGILAEERTSGQLVEEEEPMNL from the exons ATGCACAGCCCCGGCGCTG ATGGGACCCAGGTGAGCCCGGCTGCCCCCTGCTCCAGCCCGCCCATCATAG GCTGGCCCAGGCCCCGCGCAGACACGCCAGGCCCTCAGCCCCAGCCCATGGACCTGCGGGTGGGCCAGCGGCCCGCGGTGGATGCCCCGCCGGAGCCCACACTGCTGGCCCTGCAGCACCCCCAGCGCCTCCACCACCACCTCTTCTTGGCGAGCCTGCAGCCCCAGCGCTCCGCAGAGCCCATGCGG ctctCAATGGACACGCCGATGCCCGAGTTGCAGATGGGGCAGCAGGAACAAGAGCTGCGGCAGCTTCTCAATAAGGACAAGAGCAAGCGAA GTGCCGTAGCCAGCAGTGTGGTCAAGCAGAAGCTGGCAGAGGTGATTCTGAAGAAACAACAGGCGGCCCTAGAGAGAACGGTTCATCCTAATAGCCCCAGCGTTCCCTACAG AACTCTCGAGCCCTTGGAGACGGAGGGAGCTGCCCGTTCCATGCTCGGCAGCTTCCTGCCTCCtgttcccagcctgccttgcgaCCCCCCAGAACACTTCCCTCTGCGCAAGACAG TCTCCGAGCCCAACCTGAAGCTGCGCTACAAGCCCAAGAAGTCCCTGGAGCGGAGGAAGAACCCGCTACTGCGGAAGGAGAGCGCCCCTCCCAGCCTCCGTCGGCGGCCAGCAGAGACCCTTGGCG ACTCCTCCCCTAGTAGTAGCAGCACGCCGGCATCAGGGTGCAGCTCCCCCAACGACAGCGAGCATGGCCCCAACCCCGTCCTGGGCTCCGAG GCGCACTTGGGCCAGCGGCTGCGGCTGCAGGAGACCTCTCTGGCCCCGCTCGCCTTGCTGCCCACAATCACACTGGGGCTGCCCGCCCCTGCCAGG GCTGATGGTGACCGCAGGACCCATGCGACTCTGGGCCCTCGGGGCCCAGTCCTGGGGAACCCCCATGCTCACCTCTTCCTGCCCCATGGCCTGGAGCCCGAGGCTGGGGGCCCCCTGCCCTCTCGCCTGCAGCCCATTCTCCTCCTGGATCCCTCAGTGTCTCACACCCCTCTGCTGACTG TGCCCGGGCTTGGGCCACTGCCCTTCCACTTTGCCCAGTCCTTACTGACCACCGAGCGGCCCTCTGGATCAGGCCTCCACCGGCCACTGAGCCGGACCCGctcagagcccctgcccccaagCGCCACTGCCCCCTCACTGCTGGGCCCCCTGCAGCCCCGCCTGGAGCGGCTCAAACCTCACGTCCAGCTGATCAAG AGGTCAGCCAAGCCGAGTGAGAAGCCCCGACTGCGGCAGATACCCTCAGCTGAGGACCTCGAGACGGACAGTGGGAGCGTGGGGCCGCTGCGGGATGATGGCCTGGAACATAGGGAGTCCAGTCATGGGCAGCAGGAGGCCAGAGGCCCTGTTCCTCTCCAGCAGCACCAGCAG GTGTTCCTCTGGGAGCAGCAGCGGCTGGCTGGGCGGCTCCCCCGAGGAGCCACTGGAGACTCCATGCTGCTTCCCCTGGCCCCGGGCAGTCACCGGCCCCTGTCCAGGGCTCAGTCGTCCCCGGCCGCACCTGCCTCGCTGCCGACCCCAGAGCCCGCCAGCCAGGCCCGTATCCTGCCCAGCTCAGAGACCCCTGCCCGGACCCTGCCCTTCACCACGG GGCTGGTCTATGACTCGGTGATGCTGAAGCACCAGTGCTCCTGTGGGGACAACAGCAGGCACCCGGAGCACGCGGGCCGTATCCAGAGCATCTGGTCCCGGCTGCTGGAACGGGGGCTCCGGAGCCAGTGTGAG TCTCTCCGGGGCCGGAAGGCCTCCCTGGAGGAGCTGCAGTCGGTGCACTCTGAGCGGCACGTACTCCTCTACGGCACCAACCCGCTCAGCCGCCTCAAACTGGACAATGGGAAGCTAGCAG GCCTCCTGGCACAGCGGATGTTCGTGATGCTGCCTTGTGGTGGCGTTGGG GTGGACACCGACACCATCTGGAATGAGCTGCACTCCTCCAATGCGGCCCGCTGGGCTGCTGGCAGTGTCACCGACCTCGCCTTCAAAGTGGCCTCCCGTGAGCTAAAG AATGGTTTTGCTGTGGTTCGGCCCCCAGGACACCATGCAGACCATTCCACAGCCAT GGGCTTCTGCTTCTTCAATTCAGTGGCCATCGCCTGCCGGCAGCTACAACAGCAGGGCAAGGCCAGCAAGATCCTCATTGTGGACTGG GATGTTCACCATGGCAACGGCACCCAGCAGACCTTCTACCAGGACCCCAATGTGCTGTACATCTCCCTTCATCGCCATGACGACGGCAACTTCTTCCCTGGCAGTGGGGCTGTGGATGAG GTGGGAGCTGGCAGCGGTGAGGGCTTCAATGTCAACGTGGCCTGGGCTGGAGGTCTTGACCCTCCCATGGGGGATCCTGAGTACCTGGCTGCCTTCAG GATAGTTGTGATGCCCATCGCCCGGGAGTTCTCTCCGGACCTGGTCCTGGTGTCGGCTGGGTTTGATGCTGCCGAGGGTCACCCGCCCCCACTGGGTGGCTACCATGTTTCTGCCAAGT GCTTTGGGTACATGACACAGCAGCTCATGAGCTTGGCTGGAGGTGCGGTGGTGCTGGCCCTGGAGGGGGGCCATGACCTCACAGCCATCTGTGATGCCTCCGAGGCCTGCGTGGCTGCGCTTCTGGGCAACAAG GTGGATCCCCTCTCAGAAGAAGGCTGGAAGCAGAAACCCAACCTCAATGCCATCCGCTCCCTGGAAGCTGTGATCCGAGTGCACA GTGAATACTGGGGCTGCATGCAGCGCCTGGCCTCCCGTCCAGACTCCTGGGTGCACAGGGTGCCAGGGGCCGATGCAGAAGAAGTGGAGGCAGTGACGGCGTTGGCATCCCTCTCCGTGGGCATCCTGGCTGAAGAGCG GACCTCAGGGCagctggtggaggaggaggaaccCATGAATCTCTGA